The DNA sequence TCTGGTGCGCTGTGAAGCCGCAACACACCATGGCCGGATCTACGTCAATGAAAATCTGGTCGCGGACCATGTGGGCGGTTACACGCCGTTTGAGGCAGATATTACCGATCTGGTTGCTGCCGGAGAACAATTCCGCCTGACCATTGCGGTCGACAATGAACTCACGTATCAGACGATCCCACCTGGAAAGGTGGAGATTCTCGAGGCGACGGGCAAGAAGGTGCAGACTTATCAGCATGATTTTTACAATTATGCTGGGCTGGCTCGGTCGGTGTGGCTGTATTCTGTGCCACAGCAGCACATTCAGGATATCACTGTTCGGACGGATGTGCAAGGCACCACCGGGCTGATTGACTACAATGTTGTGGCCAGTACGACACAAGGAACCATTCAGGTTGCCGTGctagatgaggatggcacAACCGTAGCGACAATCTCAGGCTCGAACGGGACTATCCATATACCATCCGTGCACCTTTGGCAACCTGGCGCCGCGTATCTGTACCAACTCCATGCCAGCATCATAGACTCTTCCAAAAAGACTATTGATACATATAAGCTAGCAACGGGCATCCGGACGGTCAAAGTACAGGGTACTCAGTTCCTCATAAACGACAAGCCCTTCTACTTCACCGGGTTCGGTAAACACGAGGACACTAATATCCGCGGCAAAGGCCACGACGACGCCTACATGGTGCACGACTTTCAGCTGCTGCACTGGATGGGGGCCAACTCCTTCCGAACCTCACACTACCCATACGCCGAGGAGGTCATGGAATATGCCGATCGACAGGGCATAGTCGTGATAGATGAAACACCCGCCGTCGGTCTAGCATTCTCCATCGGAGCGGGAGCCCAGACGTCTAACCCGCCGGCTACATTCAGCCCAGATCGCATAAACAACAAGACTCGCGAAGCTCACGCTCAAGCTATCCGTGAGCTTATCCACCGCGATAAAAACCATCCCAGCGTGGTCATGTGGTCCATCGCTAACGAGCCTGCCTCTAACGAGGACGGCGCCCGCGAATACTTCGCACCTCTGCCCAAGCTGGCTCGTCAGCTTGACCCGACGCGACCTGTCACTTTCGCCAATGTGGGTCTTGCTACCTATAAGGCAGACCGTATTGCAGACCTCTTTGATGTGCTTTGCTTAAACCGGTATTTTGGTTGGTACACGCAAACGGCTGAGCTCGACGAGGCAGAAGCTGcgctggaagaagaacttcGCGGATGGACCGAGAAGTATGACAAACCGGTTGTCATGACGGAGTACGGAGCAGACACGGTGGCGGGCTTGCACTCTGTCATGGTTACTCCCTGGAGCGAGGAGTTCCAGGTCGAGATGCTGGATATGTATCATCGGGTCTTTGATCGGTTCGAGGCCATGGCAGGTGAACAAGTCTGGAATTTCGCGGATTTTCAAACTGCGGTTGGTGTTAGTCGAGTGGACGGGAACAAGAAAGGTGTTTTTACTAGGGATCGGAAGCCAAAGGCTGCTGCTCATCTATTGAGAAAGAGGTGGACGAACTTGCATAATGGTACTGCTGAGGGAGGGAAGACCTTCCAGTGAGGGGAAAAATAGGTTGACATATAGCTATGCTTGTACCTAATCCCGGCCGTTAGGTATACCTATTATCCATACGAGACACAACATGTAAGAAAGTACCCGGAAAACATGTTTAATAGTGAATCACCATTTGGATCAGTATGACGAAGAAATCTCGCCATTGGTTTGAAACGATTAAGACTTATCGGGCTCCATCAGAAGCTGTAATAGCCCTAATATTAACAAAGTAGATATTCCAAAGGGTAAGGGTCTTACTTTGCGCATATCCTCCTCAGCACCAGCTTCCAGGCGCTTTGCCGTCTGAGCCTCCGCGGACGGGGACGGCCTGACCCGCGTTGGCAACGTTCCTGTTGATACCAAAATCAAGCCCATACATCCAGTGTGCAGAACGGATGAAAGGGTCGCATTTTGTCTGTGGCATTCCACGTCTCTCTCATCAAATTTCTTCGTACTCCTGTTCCCATGGCGGAGTGGGTGGGTTATTGTCGATGGGGCCGGGTAGCCCGCCACCCTCGCCCAGCGTAGTGCTACTCGTCGGCCAACTGTTGTAATCAAAGCTGACTCCTGCCTCTGCAAACAGTGGGCGGACACGGCGTTCACACTCGCTACTTAATTGCTCATTTTGGTCCCATAGAACCTCCTCCAATCTAGGGAAATGGCCGCATGATAGAGCATTACCAAGACCAAGCAGACCCTTCTCTAGACGATGAAGGTCGTTCGTGATACGGCCAGCAAGATGTAATGACATAAGTTCGACGAGCAGATCTGGATCGCCAGCAGGATCACCCGCCCAGAACCGGGAGTGAAACTCATCCAAGTTTAGAAACAGATGTTTCAGCGCAGGGAAGTGGCGAAAGCTGAAGACAGCTCGGGGCTCTGGCGGATAGACGCCGTGGTCTCGCCAGCGAAGGCTCATATGTAATGTCTCAAGTGTGGTATGGCGGCTGAGATATCTAACCGCATTCGCCAGGTGAAAGTGATCAGTGCAATCGTAGGATGCGGGCGCGCGGCAATGCTGTGGCGAGAGGCCCGACGTAGCCTCATAGAAAAAGTTGCGTAGGCCGGTACAAGACGAAATCATCCCTTCAAGGTCCCACTCGGCAAGGCAGTCGGACTATACGTGAGCCGGAGAGCCTTGAGATtcgggagggaaggaaatggGGCCTTGGGTGAGATGCCGCTACACATGTGAAGATTCAGGGTCTCTAGGTGAGTGGAAACGCTTAAAAGAGATTCCGCACACTCTGTAAGGTTGAAAAGACCTTTACAATGCGCCTCCATCACCGTGGCTCTCAAACAAATATCGATCGTCCTCAGAAGAAGGTGCGAAATGCCAGCCGGGTGAAGCGCCGAGGAGCGAACAATCTCATCCCTATATGGGCTGAGTTGAATACTACAATGTTCTAGATTTGGGACCGTAAGGTTGTTGGCTATAGTCCGGGTGCACGGGTCGAAGCTACCCTATCCCGTGTTCTCGCTGCAAAACAGTCCCTCGAGATGCAAACTGTGTGCGAGGGGTGCTGTGATATCGAATGCCTTAATTCTGAAGACAAACAAAGGGCCTACATCTACAATCTAGCCCAAAGATTGAACTCATGTTTACcagaaaaatggaaagaCCGAGAATGGAAGTTACTTTGCCCAATCAGTGAATGCTACAATGTGATGGAGACATTGAGAGACaaccaggatatccaggTCCACCTCTGTTGTTCTGCCGCTATACATTATTAGTACTTTTTATGCCAATCTAGGCGGTTAACAGAAGCTTAACGATGATTTCCCTGGCTTCACTATTAACAGGGCTTTAAACATCAATATAAAAGTAACAGCTTAGATACAGAACTCTCTATCTGCTAATTGtctgttcctcttccatgCTAGAGGGAATCCAGCCCGTTTGGAAACCCTCAAACTTAAACATCCTTCTGATGGTTTCTCTGGTATCCTCATATTCAGATGCAATGCGAACGCAattctgctttttcttgcctttgtCCAGCAGCCTGCCCATTTGGTGTAACAAGGATAGAACTGTTGGGATATCAAGACAAACAGGCTGTAGCGAGCACGCCTCGCTGCTCGCATGGCTTAGCAGTGtgacttcaacatcatccacGAAATCCaattgtttcttcttcagcagcgCCCAAACTAGCTGAAGCCAGAGGGGCAGGATGACCGACAGCGTCTTATTATTTTCGTAATCAAAATATCCATAATCATGATGAGGTGGAATACAGCTCCAACCTTTCATGTACTGGTTCCTTCTACATAGAACCTCGAGCTGTTGCTTTGAATTATCTGTTTTGTTCCGTTCCCAGCCGTATATGAATACCCCATAATCGATGACCCCTGAATCAAGTGGCAATTGACTTTCTTCATTAAGATCTCGGATTCGTGAATTGATACTATCAATTTTTTCAATGGCTACAAGTAACTTCTGTTCGTCGGTAGGGTCACTCGTATATGTTTCATAGAGCTCAATGAGATGCTGTGTGGCTCGCTGGTGGTTATAACGATGGAAGATCTGCAGTGGATGTGACTTAGAGGTGTGCACGGAACTTTGTGTAATACAGTCCATGGCCTCGTGAAGACAGGATAACTTGCTAAAGCCTTCTTTTGATTCTTAGAGAGGCGAGTATCTTTATATACTGTTTAGACTAGTCGTAAGCCTTTTGTGCACCCCAATTCGCACTGGAAATCAGGCAATGATATGCTCACCCTcctagatatatatagcctCGTGCCCACCTTCAGAATTATAAGTCGATACCTTCCTATTTACAATGCCCAGTATTAATGTCTTAAAGGATGTCTGGTGCCGTATTATCGGTCACCTTCGCTTAAGGCATCTATGGGAGTTTATTTTTAAACATAAAGAATGGCTCGACTTGGCCAAGAAACATGATCGggctcttcctcttcttctcggctCCCATCTGAGTACCTTTCGACCTGGCGAAAAGAAATCACGTTACTGGGCCCTTATAATAACGGACTACTTCGGTGACCTCCGGTATGACTCGGGTAAATTCTTCAAGTCTCTTCAGGATGGCTGGAACCACAGAAATAAGTATGAGCTGTACCATGAATCGGGAATTACTCTCAATATCCGTGATGTCATAGCTCCAGACGAAGTATTACATCTTCCACTAGAGAACATGTTCTCTGAAAAATAGGGAGAGCTATACTGCGAATATTCCTTCTACCATGATCCTGGTATAACAGCAATGACACGGGATAATATTATCGGTCTCGAAGGCGCTacgagagaaagagaacatactAAAAATGGCTGTACTCTCAGGCTcgaatataaaaaaaaatccagGCAGTATCTCATTGAACCAGATAATCAGAAGCAGCAAATATGGGGAAATCAGTGGGATGAGAGAGGACTGATTACTTCGATTACCACAAAAGCACCCACTCACAGAACGACCCGATCCCCCTTTCCCAATTATGTAAAAGATTAACTTCAATCATTTCGTGGTTTTTCTTCCTATTTCTAGGAAGACACCTTGGTTATCTACAAAATTATTTTCATTGAAACTATAGTATATCCTAgtcccactcgaccaaaacaCGAATGGCATCAAGGTCGCACCATGACTACCATATCCCCAACAGTATATGTCTAAAAGCCCGTCGCTCCGGGGGGTACCTCCGCTCATTTCAGAGACATCAGGGGAACGTCACCCCCTACGCTGGGGAGCGCATCTTCTCataaaatagaattataaTTATGCTGAGGTTTTATTCTGCTAGACAAAAAGTCTATGTAGAGAGGCAGTAGATGGGTGCCCTGTCCGAATAGACCCCTAGCTTTAAGCATCAGATCAATAACGTAATAGCTGCCGATGATTAAACCCGAGATCCTCCGTGATGTTTGTCTGCTGTACATATGCGCCGGGCACCCAATTGGAAGAGCAACCATATAGCGCGCATTCTATTCGGAGATTCTCCTGACAGTCCTCATATTGCCCCTTGTCCTTTGTTTCCAGATGATATGCCAACGCACTATATCTTTGTAGTATACTATCAGTTCGAAGAAAACCGACTGTAGATCCACTATTTCCATGTGACATATGCAGCTGACTGACACGCCTGTTGAACTTGCATTCAAACTCCATTAATATCACTTCATGATCTTCCACGATCTCGAGTTCCACCATCCCCTTCCGTAGCCGCCAAATGAAACTCAGGAGTAGTGTAGGTGTGAACCAATCACAGTCTTCCCAATACGGGTGTTCATAAGGCTGATAGGTACTAGCATCTTTCGGTCGCTGGTGCGCCCACTCAACCGGATAGTGCCGTAAGCGAAAGAAATCTTCCAGGTAATGTCCtaagctttcttcttttaagACATACAGAAAAACACTGGTATCGATCACGCCGAGATCGGGATCGAGATTATTGAGGATGTTTAGCCGGCATAGTTCCGTGTTAATTAAAACTATTCGCCCCAGCTGTTCACTAAAGGGGGTGCTCGTAGTAGCAAGACCAAAGACATGAGGAGGAATGGGGCCTGACCGACTGTGTTGGTCCCTGTGATATTGCCAAGGGGGTAATGACATTAtagggaaagggaggagcGTCTAGCGCGTGAACTTGGGAATTAGGGTAGGAGGCAGTGCCAGATGTCACGGTGGGCATGACATGCTTCTATATAAGATCCAGAACAAAGAAGCGAAATAAACCCTGTATTGACGGAGATCATAAATATCGGACTAATTGCGAACATGATATGCCAGGAGTAGGGTGAGGGTTATACATTGTGGCTACATCAACTGACTACTCAAATGAATAAAAATTATATCGCCAATTAGTCAAAAGCTGTTTAGCCGAAGCAAATGTCACTAGTTAAAGGCCTTCTGCATCCACGCAAGAGTCTCGTCGATGTTCATTTGAAAGGATGCCTCCTCAGATGGTATAAGTACACCATAACGGTTTTTCGCACGCTTCTTTATAGGTAAGCCCCATATATCATGACTGCGTCTCACAAACACCCGAGAATGCTGTTTTGAAATTCAATTAGTTAGCACGGTATACAGTATCATGATATAGCTTAGTCACCTCAAAGAACCATTCACTTGTATTAGACACGCTCTAATAGACGGAAGGTACTGGGCTTTCTTCGATAAAGAACGCGACCGCTTCAATATTATTTGTAGAAATTACTAGTATCGTTAATATAGTTTATATTGTAGGGTAATTATACTCACAGCTCTCTGAGAGGAGTAAGGAAATTCCCAAGGCACCAGACTCAATACCCAGAAGGAAAACTTTGTCAGCAGCACTATAGAGATTAGTCGCCTTTACTTTGACTAGATGGCAGGTCTTACCTAGTACGTATTCTTATCTCTTCGAGATTGTTGCGCGCTGTGCTATGAGCAATAGATCTAAATTGTTTTCCCTCTATGGATAGAGACGATCGTCGACATGGGACAAACCAGCTGAAAACAGAGTAGTTTTATGGCTCGAGGTTACGAAGTTTCTCGTCGATATTAGTAAGGGTATAACCATTGAGGGTCGAGCTTACCATATAGGTTGTGAATATATCCTCATTGCTGAATAattagtatctatataaTTCTCCGAGTACTGTACTCACCATTCTGCaaatataataaatacaGTTGAGGCCAGGCAGTCGTTTTCACTAAGATATATTAGACAGTGGTTGTGCTATCTAGGCAAGTACTTACTCAGCTTTGATTACGAAATCCACCAAGGAATTGTGGACTTTAGACGAATTTTCTGCCATAATTTCTACCTTGTTTATATTAACGTGGATTTTGTTACACAACACGAGGACTAATTACCTGGTCTTTAGGAGaatcttcattttcctcggCATAGCTGTTCCTAGACAGGCCTTCCAGAGCGCGAATATAGGTAGAGTCCATTACTTCTGCAGTAGAGTCGGATGCATGGACCTGACTCTGGCTTGCACATTTAGGTTGCTATGATGCCATGGTAGGTCAGTAATTCAATGTAAACCACCATAGACTGCTTCTCACCTCTATGAGCGGTAGTAGTTGGATGTGGTCAGCAGTCATCCGCTTCGAATCCGGACTTTCAAATTCGACAGACTGAGGCCGCTTTTCACCTGAGGCCATCATGGAGACAGGCTCAAAGGGTATGTGGTTTGgtcaaaggaagaatgtaGTGGTCAGTGTAGAGGATCTAGTTTGTGAGTGACGAGCTATATATGCTTGGGCAGATTCTAGACTACATAGGGGGAAATCCTTTGCTTGAAGGCTGCAGTCGTATTCGGCTATCTGTATGCCGAATGCACCTTCTCATTGTAGTATAAACTGCATAAGGATGTACGCGTGCTCGACGGCCTGAGCGCTCATATTTTGCACTGAGGCACAGCCTCATCGGCGATTCCGCAATACACCAACTCTACTGTAGCACACCCTCCCCTAGATTGCAATGTCCACCACGCCCATTAGTTGAAAGGCTTTGTCTAACCCAACTATTTTTCCATTCAGAGTTCAGGGGTCCCCATCACAGTCATACCTTCAGATCGAGGTAAAACAGGGATCGGGCTCCGGGTGTCCATCTTAGCATTTAGCAGGCAGAAAGACGCAACCTGGTTCAGCACTATAACTGTTTATTTCCTTGTCACAGAGAGTTCTACCACTATGGCTTCAATCCAGGATTTTAATACGAAGTGCGAGGTCTCAAGGAACCCTAAGTTAcagctgatgatgatgatgatgattcaTACGCCGACCCCTCGCCTCAGGGCGATATGCGGGACCGCCACTATCTGTACTCTATCTGTGCGTCTATTT is a window from the Aspergillus oryzae RIB40 DNA, chromosome 6 genome containing:
- a CDS encoding uncharacterized protein (beta-galactosidase/beta-glucuronidase); this translates as MLKPQQTTTRDLISLDGLWKFALASDDNSTQPWTSQLKTSLECPVPASYNDIFADSKIHDHVGWVYYQRDVIVPKGWSEERYLVRCEAATHHGRIYVNENLVADHVGGYTPFEADITDLVAAGEQFRLTIAVDNELTYQTIPPGKVEILEATGKKVQTYQHDFYNYAGLARSVWLYSVPQQHIQDITVRTDVQGTTGLIDYNVVASTTQGTIQVAVLDEDGTTVATISGSNGTIHIPSVHLWQPGAAYLYQLHASIIDSSKKTIDTYKLATGIRTVKVQGTQFLINDKPFYFTGFGKHEDTNIRGKGHDDAYMVHDFQLLHWMGANSFRTSHYPYAEEVMEYADRQGIVVIDETPAVGLAFSIGAGAQTSNPPATFSPDRINNKTREAHAQAIRELIHRDKNHPSVVMWSIANEPASNEDGAREYFAPLPKLARQLDPTRPVTFANVGLATYKADRIADLFDVLCLNRYFGWYTQTAELDEAEAALEEELRGWTEKYDKPVVMTEYGADTVAGLHSVMVTPWSEEFQVEMLDMYHRVFDRFEAMAGEQVWNFADFQTAVGVSRVDGNKKGVFTRDRKPKAAAHLLRKRWTNLHNGTAEGGKTFQ
- a CDS encoding uncharacterized protein (predicted protein), with the translated sequence MSLRWRDHGVYPPEPRAVFSFRHFPALKHLFLNLDEFHSRFWAGDPAGDPDLLVELMSLHLAGRITNDLHRLEKGLLGLGNALSCGHFPRLEEVLWDQNEQLSSECERRVRPLFAEAGVSFDYNSWPTSSTTLGEGGGLPGPIDNNPPTPPWEQEYEEI